A region of the Leeuwenhoekiella sp. MAR_2009_132 genome:
ATTACGTGATCTATAATAATGCGAGCACTTTCATAGGGAGATAAATCTTCATGGGTATTAATACCTGTAGATTGATTTTCTGTAAAATCTGTAGGATTAGCCATCTTGCCTATATCATGATATAACGCACCTACTCGCGTAAGCATTGAGTTAGCTCCTATTTCATTTGCAGCGGCTTCGGCAAGGTTTGCCACATTTAAACTGTGATGAAACGTTCCAGGGGCTTTATTTGCTAAATCCTTAAGTAATTTCGAGTTGGTATCTGTTAACTCAAGAAGAGAAAGATCACTTACCAGACCGAATATCTTCTCATATGCATATATTAAAGGTTGCACAAAGAGTGTTGCAAGCCCTGTAATAATAAACATACTAAATGTCTCCCATTCGAGATTGTCTACCGTTCCTTCATGAATAATGTGAAATGCAAAATAACCTAATATATAGATAAAGGTTATTTGTCCTACCGAAATGAATAAGTTAGCCCTCTTATACAATTCTGAAACGGTAAGAATAGTGACAATTCCGGCAATTACCTGCAGAAACATATATTCTGAAGTGTTAGGCACAATAAAGCCTAATAAAAGAATAGCTATTACGTGTGTAAACAAACCCAATCTAGCATCAAAGAATGCCTTTATAACCAGCGGAAGAATACAAAGTGGTACGACATAAACGTAATTTGCGTCATACTTTACAATAATAGTGGTTAACAAAACCATTAAAATTATATTGAAAAATATGAAAGTCACTTTTGTATTGTTTTCAAAAACGGCTTCTCTGTAATTACGTATAAACAGCAATAGCATGGTAAGTGCTACCGAAACTAAAAGAACATACCCAAATACTACCCAATTGTACTTGCTCGCCGTCCAGGTCTGAGACTCATATTCTGCCTGTAGAGACTTCAAAATTTGATAGGTGTTTTGTTCTACAATCTCTCCCTTGGCAACAATGCGACTTCCTTTATTAACGACTCCTTTAGTAGGTGCTATTTTACTAAGTTCTGCGCTTAACTCCTTATTAGTAAGCTTTTCGTCATAAACAACATTAGGTTGTACTACATCAAAAAATAATTCTTTAAATCTATTTACAGCTTGTACGTAAGGTCCGTTTACTAATCGCCTATTGATTAAAACAGTAATTTCTGCAGTAGTATTTAAATTCTCAATAGAAGTCTCTTCAATTTCATTACCACGTCGCAGATATACTTTTCTTCCATCTTCAAAAGAAGCAATGTCACTTATAACTCCGTATTTATAAATATCCTCCAGAATTTTAGAACCAAAAGCCTTTAACTCTTTCTGTCGGTCTCTAAATATTGAATCTGTAAACACAGATGCAAACTGGTTTTCATAAGCCGCTTTAGATTCATTTGCTATATCCTGATCATAAATAAAATAAGGAATGATATTATTTTCAGCTTCAGAACGCTCACGCTCTAACTGATCTTCACTTTTTAAGATAGCAAAATCCACTGGTGCATATAAATTATCGTACTGCCAGGGTTTATTCTGTTGAAAATCAAACTGAAACTTTCCGCTCTTCGGAAAAAGATATACAATAAGAATAGTGCTCACAATACATAACAAAATCTTGTATAGCGATCCTTGATTTTTGTAAAACCTATTTAAAATATCTTTCATATTATTAATGAAAACAATAGTATTTATAGTGTGAAGCTAGAAAAAACATTTTAAGCCAATCCATAAGTCAAAATGCTCTTTTTGAAAACTGCGAGCATTAAGATTAGGTACTTTTTCAACTCAAATTCAAGAGTAAAAGTACTAAAATTAAATGGTTGAGATTATATACAGGGCTGTTGTCCAATGATAACGTTTTCGTAATAAAATGCCTAAATTTACGCAGCT
Encoded here:
- a CDS encoding HD family phosphohydrolase yields the protein MKDILNRFYKNQGSLYKILLCIVSTILIVYLFPKSGKFQFDFQQNKPWQYDNLYAPVDFAILKSEDQLERERSEAENNIIPYFIYDQDIANESKAAYENQFASVFTDSIFRDRQKELKAFGSKILEDIYKYGVISDIASFEDGRKVYLRRGNEIEETSIENLNTTAEITVLINRRLVNGPYVQAVNRFKELFFDVVQPNVVYDEKLTNKELSAELSKIAPTKGVVNKGSRIVAKGEIVEQNTYQILKSLQAEYESQTWTASKYNWVVFGYVLLVSVALTMLLLFIRNYREAVFENNTKVTFIFFNIILMVLLTTIIVKYDANYVYVVPLCILPLVIKAFFDARLGLFTHVIAILLLGFIVPNTSEYMFLQVIAGIVTILTVSELYKRANLFISVGQITFIYILGYFAFHIIHEGTVDNLEWETFSMFIITGLATLFVQPLIYAYEKIFGLVSDLSLLELTDTNSKLLKDLANKAPGTFHHSLNVANLAEAAANEIGANSMLTRVGALYHDIGKMANPTDFTENQSTGINTHEDLSPYESARIIIDHVINGIEIARKNNLPDRVIDFIRTHHGTSTVYYFYKKAQEQDDDVKIEDFRYPGPLPFSKETAILMMADSVEAASKSLKNPTSVLIDSFVEKIVNKQMDDNQFLNANITFKEIQTIKKVLKSKLNNIYHLRIEYPE